A region of the Desertifilum tharense IPPAS B-1220 genome:
TAGCAAAGCTGGATTATGCGTGGTTACTAATAAATCAATTTTTCGCTGTTCGCCAATTTCTCTAAGCATTTTTAACAACAATTCTGCGCGAGAAGGATGCAGACCATTATCGACTTCTTCAATAACTAGTTGACTCCCTTCGGGTCGGGTTAGAAGTGCCGTTAAAATTGCTAAAAACCGTAGAGTTCCATCTGACATTCCTCTGGCGTCAATTTCCAAAGTGCGAGGGTTCGGAGAGCCTTCTGTAGTGCGATCGCCTTTCCACAGTTCCTCGCAATACAGCATGGCATCAGTCCCAAATCTTCCGACTTTCTCTGCCCAAACTCTCTGGATATCTCCTTCTGGTAAATATTTAACATAGGAAGATAAAGCTGATTCTACTTTTACTTTCTCTTCTTCGGATAAAGTAGCTAAGACACCAGCAATGTTAGATCCATCACGTTGAATTTCTTCTGAAAGAGGTGAATACTCTCGCATTTTATTAGAAACGGGGTCTAAAACTAAAATATTTTTTATGGCTCTAGAAACTATATCTAGACCTTCTATATCATGATAAAATCCTGTTGCTTGAGTTAATATTATTGAATGAGAGCGATTCCATGAATGCTGCCAATGTTCATAAGGTTCAAGATGAACAAGTACATCAATAGTTGAAGAATCCTCTTGTCTTTCAGTATTTATTAATGGTTGAAATAGCTGCGGATTAAGTGGATCGTATTGATTTCTTCTTATACCTTCACCTGATAGTTGAACTACAGGCTTGGTTTGTACTGTCAGTGTATATAAGTAGTCAATGTTTGGATTTTCCCCTTGAACTACCACTTCTAACTCAAAATAGTGTTCAGATTGATAAGCTGCCCACTCTGCACCGCCCCGAACACCAGAA
Encoded here:
- a CDS encoding AAA family ATPase: MLKQLTLTNWKSFRHAQLPLDPLTVLIGTNASGKSNAIEALEFLKRVALGQDFKTALMGDSTISGVRGGAEWAAYQSEHYFELEVVVQGENPNIDYLYTLTVQTKPVVQLSGEGIRRNQYDPLNPQLFQPLINTERQEDSSTIDVLVHLEPYEHWQHSWNRSHSIILTQATGFYHDIEGLDIVSRAIKNILVLDPVSNKMREYSPLSEEIQRDGSNIAGVLATLSEEEKVKVESALSSYVKYLPEGDIQRVWAEKVGRFGTDAMLYCEELWKGDRTTEGSPNPRTLEIDARGMSDGTLRFLAILTALLTRPEGSQLVIEEVDNGLHPSRAELLLKMLREIGEQRKIDLLVTTHNPALLDALGPEMVPFVVVAHRDINGDSQLTLLEEIENLPKLMASGTLGKLTTKGAIERSLSHPR